The genomic segment CAGTCCGGGGATCTATGAAGTGCGATACGCCCAGACCGGTGCGCTGTACGGATTCGAGGCAGTCGACAATCTGGCGGTCGCACTCGCGCAACTTCCTGTGAAGTCGCGCGTCGGGTCGTGGTTCGGACGCCGCGCCGCACAACCTTTCCCCGAGCTTGAATACCGCATCTGCGCCACAACTTCCCGGGCGCATGCACGCACCGCAGCCGATCGGATGGTCAATCGCCGAAGCACCTGGATTGCCGGCGCCGCCTGAGCGACTTGCGGAGCGCCTCCATTCACAGTCGCGAAATCGCTCCTCATGCGAAGGACGAGGCCGGCCTGCGCTGTGCTCCCCGCGTTCTACCCCTATATTGACCGGCAACCGGGATCCATCGCGGTCCCGCCTGCGATCCACCAGCAACGCCGGAGCATTCAATGTCACCCACCGCCGCCGCACGCGCCGCCGATCAAGCCGCCTCTCTGCGCGATCGGCTAAAGGACCCGTCGCTGCTGCGCGAGCAGTGCTATATCGACGGCGCCTGGTCGGGCACGTCGACGATCGCGGTGACTAATCCGGCGAGCGGGCAGACGATCGCCAAGGTGCCGCATCTCGGCGCCGCCGAGGCAACTCAGGCGGTGGAGGCTGCCGCGCAAGCATTTCCGGCCTGGGCGAAGCTCACTGCCAAGCAGCGCTCCAACATCTTGCGCAAATGGTTCGAGCTGATCATCGCCAGCCGCGAGGATCTGGCTCTGATCCTGACCTCCGAACAGGGCAAACCGCTCTCCGAGGCGCTTGGCGAAGTCGATATCGGCGCCGCCTATGTCGAGTTTTTCGCCGAAGAGGCGCGGCGGGTGTATGGCGAAACCATCCCGACCCAGCGCGCCGATGCGCGGCTGATCGCCATCAAGCAGCCGATCGGCGTCTGCGGCGCGATCACGCCGTGGAACTTCCCGAGTTCGATGATCACCCGCAAAGTCTCGCCGGCGCTCGCAGCAGGCTGCACAGTGGTGCTGAAGCCGGCCGAGGAAACGCCGCTGAGCGCCTTCGCGCTGGCGGCGCTGGCCGAAAAGGCGGGCGTGCCGAAGGGCGTGTTCAACGTCCTCACCGGCGATGCGCCGGCAATTGGAAAGGTACTGTGTGAACATCCGGCCGTCCGGTTCGTCGGTTTCACCGGCTCCACCGAAGTCGGCAAGATCCTCTACAAACAGGCGTCGGTCGGGGTGAAGAAGCTCGGATTGGAGCTCGGCGGTAACGCGCCGTTCATCGTGTTCGACGATGCCGATGTCGACGCTGCGGTCGAAGGCGCGATGGTGTCGAAATATCGCAACATGGGCCAGACCTGCGTTTGCGCCAATCGGCTCTACGTGCAGGACGGCGTCTACGACGCGTTCGTCGAGAAGCTCGCCGCCAAGGTCAAGGCCATGAAGGTCGGCGACGGCACCGAGCAGGGCGTCACCCAAGGGCCGCTGATCAACGAGGCCGCGGTCGAGAAGACCGAGCGGCACATCGCGGATGCGCTATCCAACGGCGCCAAGATCATCACCGGTGGCAAGCGTCATGCGCTCGGCGGCACCTTCTTCGAGCCGACCGTGCTGGCCGATGTCCGGCCCGACGCGCTGGTGGCGCATGAAGAAACCTTCGGCCCGCTGGCGCCGGTGTTCCGCTTCAAGGACGAAGCCGAAGTGATCAAGCTCGCCAACAACTCGCCGTTCGGCCTCGCCAGCTACTTCTACGCCCGCGATTTGGGCCGCGTCTGGCGCGTTGCCGAGGCGCTGGAGAGCGGCATGGTCGGCGTCAACACCGGCCTGATCACCACCGAAGTCGCCCCGTTCGGCGGCGTCAAGGAATCCGGCCTCGGCCGCGAAGGCTCACATCACGGCATCGAGGAGTATGTCGAGATCAAATACGTGATGATGGCGGGGATCTGAGAGCAGCCTTGTCGATGAACGGCGCGCCGGGTGACGCGCCGTTCGTCGTGGGGACTATTGCTGGCCGAGCGGGGTTGGCTGCTGTACTCGTGTCACCGGCGGCGGGGCCCAGCGGCCGGTCAGGGCTTCCTGCTTGGGTGCGTACATCCGCATCGTCAGGGTGAACGGTCCTTTTGGCGCCGGCAGCCAGTTCGATTCGTGCTCGGTGCCGGGACTGGCGTTCTGGATCAGCAGGTCGAGCGAACCGTCGGCGTTGGGCTTCAGCGGCATCCAGCTGCTCAGCGCTTGGCGCTGCAGCGCGTTCGGCACCGGAAAGCCCTCGGAATCGTACAGCGTCAGCGACCAGAACGTGTCGACCGGCGGTGTGGCGCCCTTCTGGAAATGCAGCACGTAGTTGCTGGTGCCATCGAGCGGCTTGCCGGTCTCGTCGGCAACGTTGACCGGATAGATCGCGTCCTCCGGCACGTTGGCGCCGAGCCCGAACTGGGCGACGATGGCGCGCTTCAGGTAGTAATTTCCGTACACGCCCATGGTGTCGATGTTCATGCTCCAGCCATTGGTCACGCGGGCCATGGTCGGCATCTTCCAGCTCATCAGCTTCAGCGCCTCGGCCGGTGCTGCGTCCAGTGCTTTCCGCACGTTGGGCGCGGCTTTGCCGAGATCGAAGCCCTTGCCCGGCTCCAGCCCGATCCGGCGCAGCCGCGCGATCATCGGCTGGTCGGTGATATGCGGCGGGTTCTGTTTCAGGAGTTCGGCCGCGTACGCGAAAAACTGGCCGGCCGGCATGCTGTCGA from the Rhodopseudomonas palustris genome contains:
- a CDS encoding DUF1254 domain-containing protein, with the translated sequence MIGWLKAISAAATTALLLMTAPARSEQAPVSDEEALSLGVDAYLYLYPLVTMDLTRKQSTNVEAGKEFGKGPMNSFVSVPAYPPADFRTIVRPNFDTLYSIAWLDLSREPMVVTAPDTNGRYYLLPMLDMWTDVFASPGWRTTGTQAQKFLVTAPGWSGAVPTGMQRVESPTPIIWIIGRTKTDGPADYAAVHQIQAGYTATPLSQWGKPPVPAPAFVPDPTIDMKMPPKQQVDSMPAGQFFAYAAELLKQNPPHITDQPMIARLRRIGLEPGKGFDLGKAAPNVRKALDAAPAEALKLMSWKMPTMARVTNGWSMNIDTMGVYGNYYLKRAIVAQFGLGANVPEDAIYPVNVADETGKPLDGTSNYVLHFQKGATPPVDTFWSLTLYDSEGFPVPNALQRQALSSWMPLKPNADGSLDLLIQNASPGTEHESNWLPAPKGPFTLTMRMYAPKQEALTGRWAPPPVTRVQQPTPLGQQ
- a CDS encoding NAD-dependent succinate-semialdehyde dehydrogenase, producing MSPTAAARAADQAASLRDRLKDPSLLREQCYIDGAWSGTSTIAVTNPASGQTIAKVPHLGAAEATQAVEAAAQAFPAWAKLTAKQRSNILRKWFELIIASREDLALILTSEQGKPLSEALGEVDIGAAYVEFFAEEARRVYGETIPTQRADARLIAIKQPIGVCGAITPWNFPSSMITRKVSPALAAGCTVVLKPAEETPLSAFALAALAEKAGVPKGVFNVLTGDAPAIGKVLCEHPAVRFVGFTGSTEVGKILYKQASVGVKKLGLELGGNAPFIVFDDADVDAAVEGAMVSKYRNMGQTCVCANRLYVQDGVYDAFVEKLAAKVKAMKVGDGTEQGVTQGPLINEAAVEKTERHIADALSNGAKIITGGKRHALGGTFFEPTVLADVRPDALVAHEETFGPLAPVFRFKDEAEVIKLANNSPFGLASYFYARDLGRVWRVAEALESGMVGVNTGLITTEVAPFGGVKESGLGREGSHHGIEEYVEIKYVMMAGI